Proteins from a genomic interval of Syngnathus typhle isolate RoL2023-S1 ecotype Sweden linkage group LG15, RoL_Styp_1.0, whole genome shotgun sequence:
- the stk10 gene encoding serine/threonine-protein kinase 10 produces the protein MALARFSKILRLPNLDIKKKVKQYEHVHRDSNPNDQWDIVGELGDGAFGKVYKACNKETGVLAAAKMIQTKCEEELEDYMVEIEILAKCDHRYIVKLLDAYYYNNHLWIMIEFCPGGAVDATMLELDRGLTEPQIKVVCRQMLEALAYLHSIKIIHRDLKAGNILLMLDGDIKLADFGVSAKNTKTLQRRDSFIGTPYWMAPEVVMCETMKDAPYDYKADIWSLGITLIELAQIEPPHHDLNPMRVLLKIAKSEPPSLDQPSKWSQEFRDFLRRALDKNPEARPTAAQLLGHPFVNSVTTNRPLRELVAEAKAEVMEEIDDNGEDAEEDDAMELTVTSQTSLEGDHSSGPSSPTASLPTSPHSLAEKGAEPASATEEQPHAVPVPLPRHNLPPKDQVEFEANLESDIYESGVSIKTSSSDSGIEDGKSTPTSEMVAEAEQMPSLPQSDASEASVDSTEESRNPVSSPEPSTDAPNRPAQIPELISAAPSPAPTSGPSGILNKMNGDRSETVSPYINGRINSARYSHSGSVDTESLKSLSWNESFSVSARDYSRKTLKRTRKFVVDGVEVSVTTSKIIRDDEKKDEEMRYLRRQELRELRLLQKEEQRALAQLQAKLETQKEQTHKRFDQEMHSKKKFYDGEMENLEKQQKQTIEKMETDHQNKLKEETKRIKAEQQRDYQKFQERLKHRKKELKHSVDKLPRNERKEQLKQRMNVYQGTKHQEEEQFLADQKNHLDSTLNQISLNYKKEIADTERECLTKKQQLIRDRESSIWELEERSLHERHQLLKQQLKDQCFLQRHLLLKKHGKEVDHMQRYNQRMNEILKARQQQEKSRLPKNQRTEAKTRMAIFKKSLRIQSSGNSSEDREKIKQFSQQEEKRQKAERQQQQLKHDNQMREMFGECEGNIRELQQMQNEKGHMLVENESLRLKQLNEQHNQQLKDWREQLKPRKTALEEELKNRRLEQDAFFKIGDMGDFPSPGGSVGKLSKFVPYQDSSTT, from the exons GCCTGCAATAAGGAGACTGGTGTTCTGGCTGCAGCCAAAATGATCCAAACCAAATGCGAGGAAGAGTTGGAGGACTACATGGTGGAGATTGAAATCCTGGCCAAATGCGACCACCGCTACATTGTCAAGCTGCTGGACGCCTATTATTACAACAACCACCTCTGG ATCATGATTGAGTTCTGCCCAGGAGGAGCTGTGGATGCCACAATGCTAG AGTTGGATCGAGGACTGACCGAGCCCCAGATAAAGGTGGTCTGCAGGCAGATGCTGGAGGCTCTAGCCTACCTCCACAGCATTAAGATCATCCACAGAGACCTGAAGGCCGGCAACATTCTCCTCATGCTGGATGGTGACATCAAGCTAG CGGATTTTGGAGTGTCTGCTAAAAACACCAAAACCCTCCAAAGAAGAGATTCTTTTATCGGCACGCCGTATTG GATGGCCCCAGAGGTGGTCATGTGCGAAACCATGAAGGACGCGCCGTACGACTACAAGGCCGACATCTGGTCCCTCGGAATTACGCTGATCGAACTTGCTCAGATCGAACCTCCGCACCATGACCTCAACCCCATGAGGGTGCTGCTGAAGATCGCCAAGTCAGAGCCTCCCTCCTTGGATCAACCAAGCAAATG gtCACAAGAGTTTAGAGATTTCCTGAGGAGAGCTTTGGATAAGAACCCAGAGGCCCGTCCGACTGCAGCACAGCTCCTAGGG CACCCTTTTGTGAACTCGGTGACGACCAACCGCCCGCTGAGAGAGCTGGTGGCCGAGGCTAAGGCCGAAGTCATGGAGGAAATCGATGACAACGGAGAGGATGCGGAGGAGGACGACGCCATGGAGCTCACTGTG ACCAGTCAGACCAGTTTGGAAGGAGACCATTCTTCGGGCCCCTCTAGCCCCACCGCATCCCTTCCGACCTCACCGCATTCTTTAGCGGAAAAGGGGGCCGAGCCAGCCTCGGCAACAGAGGAGCAGCCGCATGCTGTCCCTGTGCCCTTACCGCGACACAATCTGCCCCCAAAAGACCAAGTGGAGTTTGAAGCCAACCTGGAGTCCGACATCTATGAAAGCGGCGTCTCCATCAAGACTTCCAGCTCGGACTCTGGCATCGAGGATGGGAAGAGCACCCCCACATCCGAG ATGGTTGCAGAGGCAGAACAGATGCCGTCTCTTCCCCAATCCGATGCATCCGAGGCGAGCGTCGACAGTACCGAGGAGTCCAGAAACCCGGTGTCTTCCCCGGAGCCGAGTACAGACGCACCAAATCGCCCAGCACAGATCCCAGAACTCATTTCAGCTGCTCCTTCACCGGCGCCGACTTCCGGTCCGAGCGGCATCCTAAACAAAATGAACGGCGATCGATCCGAGACGGTCTCGCCTTATATCAACGGACGGATCAATAGCGCGCGGTACTCCCACTCGGGCAGCGTGGACACGGAGAGCCTGAAGAGCCTGTCTTGGAATGAGAGCTTCTCAGTATCTGCAAGG GACTACTCGCGGAAGACTTTAAAACGAACCAGGAAGTTTGTGGTTGACGGCGTCGAGGTGAGCGTGACAACCTCCAAGATCATCCGGGACGATGAGAAGAAGGATGAGGAGATGAGATACCTCAG GCGTCAGGAGCTGCGTGAGCTACGTTTGCTCCAGAAGGAGGAACAGCGAGCGTTGGCACAGCTTCAGGCCAAATTGGAAACTCAGAAAGAACAAACGCACAAACGCTTCGACCAAGAAATGCAT AGCAAGAAGAAGTTCTATGATGGGGAGATGGAGAACCTGGAGAAGCAACAGAAGCAGACCATTGAGAAGATGGAGACGGACCACCAAAATAAACTCAAAGAGGAGACCAAACGCATTAAAGCCGAGCAACAACGCGATTACCAGAAGTTCCAGGAGCGTCTCAAGCATAGGAAAAAGGAG TTAAAACATTCCGTCGACAAGCTGCCAAGAAATGAGCGCAAAGAACAACTGAAGCAACGAATGAATGTCTATCAAGGAACGAAACATCAAGAG GAGGAACAATTCCTGGCAGACCAGAAGAACCACCTGGACTCTACCCTCAACCAAATCAGCCTCAACTACAAGAAAGAGATTGCCGATACCGAGCGGGAATGTCTCACCAAGAAGCAGCAGTTAATCCGAG ATCGTGAATCTTCCATCTGGGAACTGGAGGAGAGGAGCCTCCATGAGAGACACCAGCTGTTAAAGCAGCAGCTCAAAGATCAATGTTTTCTGCAGAGGCATCTACTTCTCAAAAAACACGGCAAG GAGGTGGACCACATGCAGCGTTACAACCAGCGCATGAACGAGATTCTGAAGGCTCGGCAGCAACAGGAGAAGAGCCGTCTTCCCAAGAACCAGCGCACCGAAGCCAAAACCCGTATGGCCATCTTCAAGAAGAGCCTGCGCATCCAGTCCTCGGGCAACAGCTCAGAGGACAGGGAGAAGATCAAACAG TTTTCCCAGCAGGAGGAGAAGCGTCAAAAGGCcgagaggcagcagcagcagctgaagCACGACAATCAAATGAGGGAGATGTTTGGCGAGTGCGAGGGAAACATCCGAGAGCTGCAACAGATGCAG AATGAAAAGGGCCACATGCTGGTTGAGAATGAGTCTCTGAGGCTGAAACAGTTGAATGAGCAGCATAACCAGCAGCTGAAGGATTGGAGGGAGCAGCTGAAACCCAGGAAGACG GCGCTTGAGGAGGAACTGAAGAACAGGAGGCTGGAGCAGGACGCTTTCTTCAAGATCGGCGACATGGGCGATTTCCCGAGCCCGGGAGGATCTGTCGGCAAACTCTCCAAGTTTGTGCCCTATCAGGACTCCTCCACCACATAA